A region from the Pelodiscus sinensis isolate JC-2024 chromosome 11, ASM4963464v1, whole genome shotgun sequence genome encodes:
- the GPR27 gene encoding putative G-protein coupled receptor 27, which yields MANASELSSSSPHLPSPGGLLSASGLKLATLGLILCVSLAGNVLFAWLILKDRHLHRAPYYLLLDLCLADALRSLACFPFVMLSVRSGAGAWPHGPLSCKVLAFLAVLFCFHAAFLLFCVGVTRYMAIAHHRFYAKRMTGWTCLAVVCMVWTLAMAMAFPPVFDVGTYKFIREEEQCIFEHRYVKANDTLGFMLMLAAVIAATHLVYVKLLFFIHGHRKMKPAQLVPAISQNWTFHGPGATGQAAANWTAGFGRGPTPPTLVGIRQATHSQIKRLLVLEEFKMEKRICKMFYMITLLFLLLWSPYIVACYLRVFIKASTLPQVYLTASVWMTFAQAGVNPILCFIFNKELRVCFRAHFPCCQSIQSTQGTILCDLKSFGM from the coding sequence ATGGCGAACGCCAGCgagctcagcagcagcagcccgcaCCTGCCCAGCCCCGGCGGCCTGCTCAGCGCCTCCGGCCTCAAGCTGGCCACGCTGGGCTTGATCCTGTGCGTCAGCCTGGCCGGCAACGTGCTCTTCGCCTGGCTCATCCTGAAGGACCGGCACTTGCACCGCGCCCCCTACTACCTGCTGCTGGACCTGTGCCTGGCCGACGCGCTGCGCTCGCTGGCCTGCTTCCCCTTCGTCATGCTGTCGGTGCGCAGCGGGGCGGGCGCCTGGCCCCACGGGCCGCTCAGCTGCAAGGTGCTGGCCTTCCTGGCCGTCCTCTTCTGCTTCCACGCCGCCTTCCTGCTCTTCTGCGTGGGGGTGACCCGCTACATGGCCATCGCCCACCACCGCTTCTACGCCAAGCGCATGACGGGCTGGACCTGCCTGGCGGTGGTGTGCATGGTCTGGACCCTGGCCATGGCCATGGCCTTCCCGCCCGTCTTCGACGTGGGCACCTACAAGTTCATCCGGGAGGAGGAGCAGTGCATCTTCGAGCACCGCTACGTCAAGGCCAACGACACGCTGGGCTTCATGCTCATGCTGGCCGCCGTCATCGCCGCCACCCACCTGGTCTACGTCAAGCTCCTCTTCTTCATCCACGGGCACCGCAAGATGAAGCcggcccagctggtcccagccaTCAGCCAGAACTGGACCTTCCATGGCCCCGGAGCAACTGGGCAAGCGGCGGCCAACTGGACAGCTGGCTTTGGTAGGGGCCCTACCCCACCCACCCTGGTGGGCATCAGGCAGGCCACCCACAGCCAAATCAAGAGGTTGCTGGTGCTGGAGGAATTCAAGATGGAGAAGAGGATCTGCAAAATGTTCTACATGATCACCctgctcttcctgctgctctggTCCCCCTACATCGTGGCCTGCTACCTGCGGGTCTTCATCAAGGCCAGCACCCTCCCGCAGGTCTACCTGACTGCTTCGGTCTGGATGACATTCGCCCAGGCGGGAGTCAACCCCATCCTGTGCTTTATCTTCAACAAAGAGCTCAGGGTCTGCTTCAGAGCTCATTTCCCCTGCTGCCAAAGCATCCAGAGCACGCAGGGCACCATCCTTTGTGATCTGAAGAGCTTTGGGATGTAG